The following are encoded together in the Lathyrus oleraceus cultivar Zhongwan6 chromosome 3, CAAS_Psat_ZW6_1.0, whole genome shotgun sequence genome:
- the LOC127129867 gene encoding uncharacterized protein LOC127129867 yields the protein MSGSKTSSEEGPEPGSRWTLVFDGASNARGHGIGTVITSLTGFHLPFTARLCFDCTNNMEEYEACIYGLEAAIDLRIKILEVYDDSALVISQVKGDWETRDSKLIPYKEHIRKRVPYFDEISFHHIPREENQLANALATLASMFKVKWKNEAPVIHIGHLDEPAHYLVIKVDSDDKPWFYDIKKFLEKQQYPKGISITDKKALRRLSSKFFLNDDVLYKRNYDYVLLRCMDRHEASTIIKSIHEGYEGVHAKGPAMAKKILQAGYY from the coding sequence ATGTCAGGCTCCAAGACAAGCTCTGAGGAAGGCCCCGAACCAGGATCgcgatggacgctcgtgttcgatgGTGCTTCAAATGCTCGTGGCCATGGCATAGGTACTGTTATCACTTCCTTAACCGGTTTCCACCTTCCATTTACCGCTAGATTATGTTTTgactgcaccaacaatatggAAGAATACGAAGCATGTATCTACGGTTTGGAGGCGGCCATCGACTTAAGGATTAAGATTCTTGAGGTGTACGATGATTCAGCTTTGGTAATAAGCCAGGTAAAAGGTGATTGGGAGACTCGGGATAGCAAGTTGATACCCTATAAAGAGCATATCAGAAAACGGGTACCCTATTTTGATGAAATCTCCTTTCATCATATTCCCAGGGAAGAAAATCAGTTAGCAAATGCTCTAGCTACATTGgcatctatgttcaaagtcaaatggaagaatgaagcaccagTTATCCATATTGGCCACttagatgaaccagcacattATCTAGTAATCAAGGTCGATTCCGATGATAAGCCCTGGTTCTATGACATAAAGAAATTTCTGGAGAAACAACAGTATCCCAAGGGTATATCTATTACTGATAAGAAGGCTCTAAGAAGACTCTCTTCCAAGTTCTTCCTAAACGATGATGTGTTATACAAGCGAAATTATGATTATGTACtactcagatgcatggatagacatgaagctAGTACGATCAtaaaatccatccatgaaggtTATGAAGGTGTACATGCGAAAGGTCCTgctatggccaagaagatcctTCAGGCTGGATATTACTAG